DNA sequence from the Bombus huntii isolate Logan2020A chromosome 16, iyBomHunt1.1, whole genome shotgun sequence genome:
AAACGCTCAATTGCTTTACATgcaattacaattatatttaatcttGCTGTTCTCCTCACACTTTCcttagatatatatatatatattagaaaTCTTTATTCATAATAAATGTGGAATATACAAAGCAATaccaaaatcaaatatttaagtAGTATCTattctttaataatatatatatatacacacatatatatatagacctgaagagaaaaagattaaaatcaGGAAATTTCCAAAACTTACATCTTGTAAGCTACTAACTCAATACAGATTCTCAATTATTCAGTAATTTAAATTCGAATTTACAATATATGACTTTTCAAAGCCCTTTGTGATTTCTTAGAGTTAGAGATGCAACTGAAGAAAAAATTTAACGACAATTGCTATATAAAATCGAGATGCgagaaatggaaagaaaaaggggagaGGCAACTCAAGAAGAGGAATaaacagaaagagagaaaattcCAGCGATATGTTGCGTACGGGAATAGCCAATCCTGTCGTCTTTTCCATCCGactgtttctctttcttcttctaccTCTCACTGCAGAGGGCTGTCACCGTTCCACTTTACGAGAACGCGATTCCCGAGATATTCTACCTACTACACCACCTCCACCTCCTCCTACTTCGAGTCTATGGTATGCCAACCTTCCTCTCCACCATGTTTCTCTTGCGTGCTTGTACGAAGGAGGAGGATCAGTCCGAGCGGCGGCCCCCACGACGCCTACGAGTATTATGCCCACTCTCTCTTTTTCGTTCAGAGCATCAATGCTGTTTTCGTTCTTCCTCTCGCACTTTTCAACTAACAATATCGTGTGCAGTAGTGTGCACACGTTCGCCtgccatttctttttttttttcttttttttcctatGAAGGGTCGTCATAGGGTCGTCCTACACCTAATTTTCCCTTCGAAATCAAATCGTGAGAAAAATTCAATCGTCCGAAATCAATCGTCTGCTCCATCGATTTATCGGTAATTTCAAAGCATGTGATCCGAATATTTcttgtattataataaatagaatatataatattcaatcaatttataattaatataacgtTTAGACCTATTATTTATGACAAACAGGTCACGATTCAAAGCGATAGTAACACGTATTATGTGTACATACAATACTGCCTTGGTAACTGGTCAGCTATCAAGGGAGGAGTCTacatgaataaaaaaaattctgcCTCAGCGTGAAATGAACAGAGATACAGGCACTGATACCCGATACCTATCTCAAGATATAGAGATTCTTTCTTGCAACAATTTTCTTAAGGACAGTTAAATACCGAACACGcaaaaaaatgaaagttgTACGCGtgcaaaagaaacgaaagagatAAATGTATAATGCTGAAGCTTCTCTTTATAAAGGCGCAAGGACTAGTGGGGATAGTTACGGTCAATTACCAAAGTAAACTTTCGGCTGGTTAACAAAGTAGTATGTACTTTACATATGCTACTACCTCTAGAAGCCAAACTGATCACCTCCATTGCGCTCAACCACCTAGTTACCAAAAAACAAAACATCAATCGCATACTCTGTtactaaaattacaaaattctcCAAAAATCATTTTGACTTCTGGGACTCTTACATGCACGTATACTCTTTCGATATACAAACCTTTCCCGATGTAGTAAACAAATACGTTCCTTTGCGACCTTCAACCTCTTCGAGATGATCTTCTTGAGGTTCTCGACGGTGTCCGTCCGGTCGACTGTAAGGTCGAATTGCCCACCGGTAGTCGGCGTGATGCTGATGGTAATTTCGTCGGGCTCGAGGACGGTGGCAGCGACGCAGCCACACCCCGGCTGcggtggcggcggcggcgTAGAGGAGGCGGACGACGACAACGATGACGACGAAGACGATGAGGAGTTCGTAGGAAGTGGAGAAGTGGAGCCAGCCCTTATCGAGCCTTGACCGCAATATTCCGTTGACTGGTCGCTCTGCATTGTTGTAGAATACGTGGAAGAGGTGGTGGCCGTGCCTGACGACGCAGACGAAGAAGCGGTGATGTCGTCGGTGTTCCGTTGGGTCTTCGATCTCTCGTCGTTCTCACTGCTGTCCATCGCCGTCACGTCCGACGGCGGACCCGTGCTACCGTCCATTCTGCCACGGTAACTAACGATACTGGTGGAACCGTATCGCCAACTTACGCGCACCTACCTCGTTCCAACCCACGTTCTCGCGTTCCGACTACTATGTAATGTGTATCATGCACCCGCACCTGCACCTGTGTCTCCCGGCGTCCTAGCTGTCCGAGACACACTCGTCCGCGTCGCACAACCGCAGTGTCGCCGAAGGTCTGGCCACAGTGTCTTCGGGAACGCGCACGCCACGAGGAACGACGAAGCGAATACCAACCAACGTAGGGAGAAACGAGGATGGGAAGGGAGAGACGAACTGAGGTGGAGACCAATctgagaaaaaagaaaaggaaatttatGAGATCCTTGAAATATCGTATATAGGACTTGTGATTATATAGGTATGTATGATTCTATATAGGGATCCCTAggaattaaaaaaagtttTCTTACTAGGTGGTATTTTAGTACATCGGTACTGGAAATTGTTCTTAGGAATCGTTGGACACATATATGATAAGGTTCTGTACTTTTGGTCCGTTTTTGTGTAACATAAATATGCTCTGTGCTGCCTGATTCTTTGTTCTTATcgcgcacacacatatacaCATCTGCACTAAAGACAAATTCCGCGTACAAACCCTGTGACCAGCCACTAGCAACTGAATAGCCAAAAGCCCAGACTTTTGCTAGCTTCCCAGACCGGGCCTAGCTTTTCCAACCGATCAACGATCAACTAACATAGCAGCGCCATTCCGGAGAATGTACGAATGTCCTCAGAGCGGGATATTTGAATAGGGAAAGATGTTTAGTTTGTTGTTCATGcttaaagaatttatttaatccATTAACGCATTGACTGCCATGTAAATGTTATGTATTATGCTTTAAAAGTCGCAATAGATTGAGgtatattatactataatattgaacttttgcaaaatattatattgtatttgcGCACCTTTTTTCTGGcaatgttatttaataataagtcatttatattgttgaaaatttgttaatctataaaatttatctcATTTTAATCATTCTAAAAAATATGGTGGGTTACCGATAACCACCATGACAGTCAAAGTGTAAGGTACTAAGCAATATCTTGTCAAATAAACACATAGGAATAggaatttatttcatctattaaatattataatgtataattttcttcaGATACTTGGTATCTTTTTACATATCATGTGCATTTTGCAAATTTTGGTTACAAAAAGGAATTCAAAGGATTTGTTAAATATGTTGTATgtttttattactattttttcCATCACCTAGATTTTACAACTTTATTAAgtttgaagaaattgaaatatcttaTAGCACTTATAGCATGATAAACTACTTCTTTCTAAATTATAGAATGTCTTTTTATACCTCTGATTTGTGGGTTGTATAATATGTGTACTTATTATTCTAATACATTCTTATACTTTACTTTTATACATTACTTGTATATTTAGTATTCCAATTCTCATAATGGATATTCAGAATCTGATATTAActaaatacaattttcatcACCGAGTTTATTACACGTTCTTATTGTCCAGCAATTCGATATAAGTTCTGGTAATGTTTATTCAATGTGATCTACACATAACaaatcataattatttttgATCTTTAAAGTATAAAACGATTTAAACTATAGctttatacacatatacatgtacattAGATTGTTTCTAATGCATATGTCacacattttaatattttatgatgTGGTGTAATcttgaaaaaataagtatCAAAAATATGTTATTCCGATAGCTTAATGTTACACCTGAAAGATTTCTGTTCCCATagcttccttctttcttcacAACGTAGTATTGGAAGAACACATGAATCGTGACAGTACACgttaatcattttttttaaacaaatcaATAGCATTAAGGCCTAAATTGCAGTGTACACTAATGTTCTTTCACACTATTCTACCCATTTTTTGTTATCTTTTTTGTTGTAAAAGacattgatataaaaatattcaatatataaaaatgtaatatataaaaatatacagtatgCAATAATAAAGTATCCGTGAATCTAGACGATTCTAATACAGAGatacatataatacaaatGTAGATGCGCTGTACActgcatatttatatttaaattatacgaaATTAGTTGAACAAAAAACGACAATCCCTTGCATTGTGGCAAGTATTATTAGATGCAAGGGTCATGAAAATTCACGACCCGAATTCTTCCGTATCCGGTTCGATAGCCTTGAATTCGTAATTTCCTCTTCCGTCCATTTGCAAATAATACtgaaaataaacataaatataaattgcatataacattaaatataaattaggtaattttaaaataacgaaTGATTTTATTCCTAAACCTCGTGATGTTTCCAAAGGGATCGTCGATGCGATACTGTGAACAATGTAATATTTGCTTGTCTGCAATACATATACATCGAATCTTCGATGTCAACGCTAACAGCGCTTGTGCATTCGTCTAAAATTGCAAACTGTGGTTTATGATAAAATACTCGAGCCATCTGCAAGAATTCGCAACCAATATTATGCAAGTTCTATATTTTGTCATTTCTGTAATAGATGTTAAAATATCATACTGCTATGCGCTGCTTTTCGCCACCCGACAAAACGTCCATCCAGTCAGCCACGACGTCCCAACCTTGCCCCTCGCTATTTGTAAGATTTTCTCTCTCTAATAGATGGCCCAATTGAACCAGATCTAGCAACTTCTTTAAATCTTCGTCCGTCATATGTCCACGTCTTATCATTTCTGTCTTTGTATGAGGATAAATTACTTGATCTCTCAAGGTACCCAGAGTCATGTAAGGACGCTGAggtatgtaaaataatttcccTCGCGGAGGTTTGGTAACTGTCCCACTCCAAACTGGCCATAACTATGTTATCAATTTTCCATAATTCGAGATATGAATGAACATATGAAATAAGATTAAGCTATTATTGAAAAAGTTATAACGACTTACTTCTCCGAGTATCCTAAATAAAGAACTTTTCCCGCATCCATTTGGACCACAAACTAATACATTCATTCCCGATTTTACTTCAAATGATAGTTCTTTGATAAGAATATCCCCGTTAGGAGTTACTAGAGGCACACCATCGAATCTTATGACATTATCTTTGTTCACTATTCTTCCTTCACCTGGACTTCCAATTGGTTCGTCTTTAAAATCGGAAATCATTATTCTTTCGTATTTTCCTAAATTTAGATCGTCAAGGACGACCTTTATTTCAGTCACTCTTGCAGTTAATCCTGCTAGTCGCGTCAGTTCTCTCCCGGCTAAAACTAATCTACCTATGGCTTCTGccaattttattaacatacgACCGTAAGTATAATAACTCCTAAAACGATGGTTAGTGCTTTCTGTGAGCGCAGAGTTTTCCATGAAGAAAGGTATGCTTACTGCATAGAAACCAACCACAGTCCCCATATCTGAAATAAAGATCAAATTGAAAATTAGTACCAATGAGCAATTAATTACATTGTTAGATTATGGAGAATGTCTTACATTTGCCAACGAGATTATCAATTATTCCCATAAGAGTTTTAAACTCTTGACATTTACGAAGATGTGTCATCTGCAAAAGAAATATTGGAGTAGACTGTTAACTTGCGTGTAACAAgtaaatattaagtatatgtATTCTGTAACTTACAAGTTTATGAAAACTACTAAGAATAGTTAATTTTTCTCTGTTATTTCCTTGATAAAATGCAATTTCCTCAGAATTAGTGATTAACCTGGAATTAATATGACGGTATTCACCCTCGAGACGTTGTTCTTTAACTGTCATCTGCCCGATGGGTTTACGTAAATGAGTTATTACTACACCAGCAAAGACGAGATAAGAAAGCATAATTAATGGTGTCTGTAAAATagatgtatattttataattaatatattgtaTTCCTACATCTATAGGACTTTTATCTCACATACTTCTCCACCAAGATTAGTTGTAAGTCTGTAGACGTAGATAGCAATATCCAATAAAGGTTTTGTAATATTACTGTACAGGTTCGTGCaactttcacaaaatttatcaACATCAGTAGTTAAAAGTTGATCTGGATTTGCAATACGACTATCCAAATTGCTCATTTTATAATAAGTAAAGCCTCTACaaaaaaagattaaagaatttataattaatttccatcTATTATTCCTCATTCTAACAGCATTGATCATTATCAATGCCATACActtcattaaaatatatgttatgGATAGGACAAGAAATTTGACTTACTTAAGATAGTGATCCAATAAATTTCGTGTGATATTTGTACGTAACCTCAACTTTGTTTCGTATGTACTATATTTCAGTACGTTGTTCACAACAgatatctaaataaatataatcatGGAAGATTATATCAATAATTTCTTCCAATTGGTAAGAAAATAAAGCTGCTTGGCAGCCTGAATGAAAAGATTTCATTAGCAGCCTATGAAAGCAACttctaatttttttacattggATCTATCCACTTACCACTGGTATTAAACACAAAAATCTTAACAGATTTCTTTTGAATGATGGCTTATCCATTCTAAGAATTGACCTAGAAAAGACAAACGAAaacttaataaattttcataccATACTTTTAAATCAAGATTGAAAAGAAATATCAAAACGTACGCATCTACTGAAGTGATCATGTTTATCATCCAAAAATCACAGATAGATTTTATAGTAAGTGTCCCTGCGATAAGGAGAACAAAAGCCATTTCAAGGGATACCATTGAAGGTATACCAATTTTGAGCAATTGGTACAATTGTCTGAAGAATCTAACATTGACATGAGCTCTTGGCCCTTTTGGTTTTTCCTCCtgcaaaaattatttcttcagtgactcatgaaaatatttgaacatttattGTTGCTAACTTtcatgtatatattatatgtatatattgtataaaacattttgaaatttcattagcactatAAGGAGACATGACTATCATAATTATACTgataaaattcaaaatgaatcTGAGAATGTATACAGAAGTTACATGATATTTAGAATATACTTCGCAAAGATTATATAAAGTCATTATTCCCtacattaataaataaacggCAATATATAGTGAGACCATCTTTAGCACTAATTGtatgtttaaaattaataaccaTACTGtatatcaatttttcattaagTGTATGTTTGGAATAAATGTCTTAtaacttctatatacatttacggattggtttcaaattttactattataatCACGATAGTTGTGTCTATCATAGCGCtaacgaaattttaaaaaattccataTAATGCATGTATtataatcataaaaattttctgtGGTAAGTATTCGAATACTATCGTGAACTATTGTATGTACAATgataaaaatcattttctttcttacctCTTTAATAACATACTGAATGTCATTAGTAGACCAGGCATTTCTGCGAGATAAAGTAAATGTTCAATATCACAACAGCACCAACAATTGCATGTATACGTATGCACAGAGATTTTACCTGCATTTCGCGACCTGTTTccggtttcttttttttaaaatcCATATTAACGCAGTTAAAGCACAAGCACCAGCTAATGTGCGTCTTGTAGCAAATTTGCTAAATGTCGGTGCCATTCTTTCTACTATGAAAGATCAAAAATTCAGTTCCGTCTTCCGTGACGGCTACAAGCTATAACGCTACAACACTTCTCCGTCTACTTTAAACACTGAGGTGAACAAGTAGTGGGGTGATGAATCAACTACATCGATAAGATTGCAAACTTTGGACACTATGGTCTACCACACATACTGTTGGTCACATTCAATGCTGCATTTATTTGCATTGCAAAATTGGTAAAAAAtcgatttttgaaatttttctttattcagaaaattttctttcctaGGAAGAAACGGATATATGATGAATTAACTGCGAATATTTTTATGCACATTCATACTACattttggatatttcatatatcttACGCATTATATGCATTTTTGTATCTTCGAATTTCCAGAAAAGCATAAAAATTCCGCACTgtaatgataaatattttaatgatgaaaaatatacatacaatgtTTTTTTCTAGATGTAAAAtcttatataattttcaattatataaGTACGTAGTTTAGAATTTAGAAGTTAGTAATCATTTAACTTTACTTTCTTCTGCGCAATATAATTCTGCCCAAATTTGGAGCGATTATTCACAGGGTTGTGCTAATGCTATTACGATCTTCAAAAACAAGAAATGTATATACCACATTTATAAGAAATATGTTTGTAATATTAGAAAGAAAATTGCTTTTTCAGTTAATTTAGTTGAAAATGATATTCTTACGCTACTTCTTTTTTACAAAGATCGCTTGGATCTAAACTAATAATGCGGAAACGATTATACGATATGATGTAAGAAtcagaaaatgaaaatattttgagaatattttgataaaacaGGAGGattatttataagaaaaatgtactaattattcttttttgtCTGTACATTAGCTACTtcatattttgaaaatacttACATTTATTACAGTCATTAAGGATATTTTTACAAACTGTTCAAATGCACTTGTAAATAAAATGATGGAGACTGTTGATTAATATTGcttatttattgaatattaaatatttaataatacatctTAATAAATACTTCATTGCATACTGTTATTACAATACAAAACAGgcatatatgtaaatacatatatgtatgttgagatttttattaaatattgtcATTGACTACAActacttttattaaataatcaatagTACTTTTACATGATGTGAGAAAATATACGTAGATTTAAAGACACAGGAAAGGCAAGTTATTCTTAgcttcaaataaaaatatactttattaAAAGTTCTTTATACAATCATTATGTTTCCAAATTCGATTATGTAAATACTGTAATACTTCCcactattttattattaggtTTTCTtcctatatataaatattatttatataagttTACACatactttattaaaatattataaatacaaccagtaaataaaaagtaaactTGAGCACCTTTTTACTTTGCAGCTGTAAATATGGTCATTGGTATGCAAAGGTTCGAAGTACATACTTCAGAATTCCTACTTTGAAAGTCAAATTATTCCCACCAACCAGTCACTGAATAATTAATTGAGTTCATCAATGAATGACTTCTACAAACAAAAACATcaatgaattaatttttaccCACAGTAACATTTATCatctataaataattcattggACAACTAGCTTACAACAAAACATGAACTTTTAtcacatatttttttttaatgatatttcACTCCTTTCTTTTGTATCTACTTAACACTTGTGTAACACGTGTTCGTGCTTCTCCTCTATTCTTTCATTATTCAAGTAGCATATATCGGTCCGTTTGAATTTATAGAGAATAATTCATTCATCTAAACTGccaaagaaaaatgtatcagAATTAGTACACGTTTATaagatgaaaaattataaaaatatttagtgCTATTTGATGATTTTGTACAGGTGATTTCTTAAATTGACACTGAATTATATCAATCTCtttatattacacatatttctttaaattatctACTATATTtaagaatgtgaaatattagAGGTCAAAAAGGTAAGAGTGATTCCTGAAGGTGAATAACGCATATAAGCAGATAAAAAGAGCAATTAATGATTTTAGtttaaatgattaatttattccataaaagaaatgagtaaaaaaatatgtatatataaaaaatgaaaaagaagtatgaatatttcgtaatatttgTCCAATATATAGGCCatcaaatgttaaaaatgtaataaattaccGGATTGGGTAATCCCATCATCCGTGCGTCGAAATAGTAGCGAGAATTATAGAAAATGGGAAGCGTCATTTGTAATGGAGACTTCAACCTTGAGTTGAGTGTTGATTTTTTAATGACGCAAAACCCGATAGTACGTAAGTAATACATTTCAATTCGTAATCACCTGTTGCGAAGTTTAGCCTCTCGTCTACTTCCCAGTCATCATCATCCTCATCATAATTATCATATTCATCCTCATCCTCATCCTCAACCTCATTACCATTATTCATCATTATCATCATCTCAACATCCTCATCATCACTATCATCATATAATCACCACTATCACCTCCACCactatcatcatcatcatcatcatcatcatcatcatcatcatcatcatcatcatcatcatcatcatcatcatcatcatcatcatcatcatcatcatcatcatcatcatcatcatcatcatcatcatcatcatcatcatcatcatcatcatcatcatcatcatcatcatcatcatcatcatcatcatcatcatcatcatcatcatcatcatcatcatcatcatcatcatcatcatcatcaccatcatcatcatcatcatcatcatcatcatcatcatcatcaccatcatcatcatcatcatcatcatcatcatcatcatcatcaccatcatcaaGTTCATTCATCGATTGGACGGTAACCTGTTATGTAACTCACAAAAATGCTTCCATTCATGGTGTGATTGTCTGCGATAGAACCACTCACTCATTCCCTTCTCTCCTTTTCTTGTACTTTGACAGAGTAGTAACATGTGAAATTaagtatatacgtgtatagACTGGTCCAAGTGGTCGGGACTGATTTTTTGGAATGTGATGCAATACGGCAAGCTTTTCTATCTCTTAGTACCATCTTCAAGGTTTCATTTGATCACTAGTGGAATGTTCCTCCAGCATATCTCCAGCAAAGTTTCCTGTTTATCCAAGCACAAAGATTCATTAATTTGTTACTGATACTGGAAGAACATTCCAAGATTCTGAAAATCTATAAAAGTCTTTGATAAAATGTTAAGGGATACAAATTTATGTTGTAGTGTACTACAATGTATATACAATGATAAATTGCTAATAACTTTTATGAATGTTTAATCAAACACAGAACACAGATAAGATATATTGGTATATAAGCATGTAGACATATTTACTCCATGATAGATTTACACTGCAAACATTGAAGATTGTCAAGAGATACAACAAACTTGGATAACACACTGCACAGTTTTCCCAAATCTTGTAATTTTCATGTTGATCAACACATCATCTGCTAAAAATGTTTACAGAGTCACCTGAATGGTTCCAGTAATCTGAACCACCTTGTAACAGGTAACAATATACATTAGCATATAATTAAAGAAGGTATCACAGGCCTGAAATAAATTCGTGTATAAGAGGTTGTAAGTGAATATAATTGTCGTTGATTCCACATAAAAGAATTGTTAGCGCAcatcttttttctatttcctcAAATGAAAAAGAGAGTAGCTTGAAAAAAGCAGGATCAAATGAAACGCTTCTTAATTCGAACAATatcacacatacacacacacataataCATACAAcgaattacataaaataagCTATCTATTAAATTGTCATTATATGTtttcttataatttaaaaaaatgatgTGATATTGATCGAACACAGAAATAGGTGGTTAACAAGTGGTCCAGCAGAGGAATTTGAAAAtgtgtataaataaattactgcCAGTGTATAGTTTTTAATCATCCTGTAATGAACTTATGTAATAAGAATCAATCTCTGCCACCTATCAAAATAACATTCTCACATGACAAAACTTTGATGTTATTCGGTCATCATCACTCTCAATATTCTCATTTGAAACGCAAtctcaattattaatttacaatagaGAACTGTCTACAACAAAATTCGTAAACGTCCACGAACGACATTAATGCTCCTTACGTATTATTTACACACTCGTCGTAGATCATTTCCAAATCGTTTCGCAAGGCATCTTTTGAGCAACAGTTGGATTCAACTGATTCATAAATATATGGATGAAGAATCCGCTTCGCGATGACTCTCTAAGGAGAGGAAAGCATTGTTTTCACCCTCGAAGAACAATATATACGTTATTAATTGCACGATTAGATTTATGTTAGATGTTCAACAGaagaaattaaacaaatatttttctcatgGTGAATAGCGAACGATTTGAAATAGATCAGCCGGCTATAATAATGAGCTAGAAACGGTTCTAATGTCTGTTAAAAGTTGTCTTAAACTACAGTCTTTGTATATCGATTATCATTTACAGCAGGACGTCAATAAATAAACTTCGACGCACTTTCCATCAATGTTTTCTTTACATTATGTATAAACATTCTGGATTTcaataaagatatatatatctatatatgcatatatatttatatatatatatttatctatatatatattcaggCATTCAATAAACGACTGTGTTCCatccataaaatattttttttcatcttttgtT
Encoded proteins:
- the LOC126874493 gene encoding ATP-binding cassette sub-family D member 3, coding for MAPTFSKFATRRTLAGACALTALIWILKKRNRKQVAKCRNAWSTNDIQYVIKEEEKPKGPRAHVNVRFFRQLYQLLKIGIPSMVSLEMAFVLLIAGTLTIKSICDFWMINMITSVDASILRMDKPSFKRNLLRFLCLIPVISVVNNVLKYSTYETKLRLRTNITRNLLDHYLKGFTYYKMSNLDSRIANPDQLLTTDVDKFCESCTNLYSNITKPLLDIAIYVYRLTTNLGGETPLIMLSYLVFAGVVITHLRKPIGQMTVKEQRLEGEYRHINSRLITNSEEIAFYQGNNREKLTILSSFHKLMTHLRKCQEFKTLMGIIDNLVGKYMGTVVGFYAVSIPFFMENSALTESTNHRFRSYYTYGRMLIKLAEAIGRLVLAGRELTRLAGLTARVTEIKVVLDDLNLGKYERIMISDFKDEPIGSPGEGRIVNKDNVIRFDGVPLVTPNGDILIKELSFEVKSGMNVLVCGPNGCGKSSLFRILGELWPVWSGTVTKPPRGKLFYIPQRPYMTLGTLRDQVIYPHTKTEMIRRGHMTDEDLKKLLDLVQLGHLLERENLTNSEGQGWDVVADWMDVLSGGEKQRIAMARVFYHKPQFAILDECTSAVSVDIEDSMYMYCRQANITLFTVSHRRSLWKHHEYYLQMDGRGNYEFKAIEPDTEEFGS
- the LOC126874561 gene encoding prostatic spermine-binding protein-like, whose amino-acid sequence is MNELDDGDDDDDDDDDDDDDGDDDDDDDDDDDDDGDDDDDDDDDDDDDDDDDDDDDDDDDDDDDDDDDDDDDDDDDDDDDDDDDDDDDDDDDDDDDDDDDDDDDDDDDDDDDDSGGGDSGDYMMIVMMRMLR